A stretch of Apostichopus japonicus isolate 1M-3 chromosome 9, ASM3797524v1, whole genome shotgun sequence DNA encodes these proteins:
- the LOC139973295 gene encoding fibrinogen-like protein A isoform X3: MKLTYLCFNIFGAFLQELVFSETSGQMNDLNIAESNIKSRQRRNSESSSYFYYQEPQYPRDCKEVYEQCDDQTESGIFMIQPDGAPEPFNVHCNNSIDGGGWTVFQRRIDGAVDFYRRWDDYKDGFGFLQREFWLGNDKLSYLTNQGDYELRIDLVSRNGNSYFAKYDLFRISDDISKYRMTDLGSYLPESTANADRMAYHRNMSFSTWDRDNDKHSSYNCASYDHGGWWFNACYYSNLNGLYFDSHDSHKTIYWYSLPGGNYNIKYTEMKLRPVSAR, encoded by the exons AATGATTTGAACATCGCTGAAAGCAACATTAAAAGCAGACAAAGAAGAAACTCTGAAA GTTCCTCTTACTTCTACTACCAAGAGCCTCagtatccgagagattgcaagGAAGTCTACGAACAATGTGATGATCAAACTGAATCTGGTATTTTTATGATTCAGCCCGACGGTGCTCCTGAACCTTTCAACGTCCACTGTAATAATTCAATAGAtggaggtggatggacg GTATTTCAACGTAGGATTGATGGTGCTGTAGATTTTTATCGACGTTGGGACGACTACAAAGACGGCTTTGGGTTTTTACAACGAGAATTCTGGCTCGGTAACGACAAGTTATCCTACTTGACTAACCAGGGTGACTACGAGCTACGTATCGACCTGGTCAGCAGGAATGGTAATTCTTACTTTGCCAAGTACGACCTCTTCAGGATCAGcgatgatatcagtaaataCAGAATGACAGATCTTGGATCATATCTGCCTGAAAGCACAGCAA ATGCTGACCGCATGGCTTATCATCGAAACATGTCCTTCTCTACCTGGGACAGGGATAATGACAAGCATAGTAGTTATAACTGTGCATCTTATGATCATGGTGGCTGGTGGTTCAATGCTTGTTATTACTCTAACCTCAACGGTCTCTACTTCGACAGCCATGACTCTCACAAAACCATTTATTGGTATAGTCTTCCTGGTGGGAATTACAACATCaaatatacagaaatgaaaCTACGCCCCGTTTCCGCGAGATAG
- the LOC139973295 gene encoding fibrinogen-like protein A isoform X2, translating into MKLTYLCFNIFGAFLQELVFSETSGQMNDLNFAESNIKSRQRRNSESSSYFYYQEPQYPRDCKEVYEQCDDQTESGIFMIQPDGAPEPFNVHCNNSIDGGGWTVFQRRIDGAVDFYRRWDDYKDGFGFLQREFWLGNDKLSYLTNQGDYELRIDLVSRNGNSYFAKYDLFRISDDISKYRMTDLGSYLPESTANADRMAYHRNMSFSTWDRDNDKHSSYNCASYDHGGWWFNACYYSNLNGLYFDSHDSHKTIYWYSLPGGNYNIKYTEMKLRPVSAR; encoded by the exons AATGATTTGAACTTCGCTGAAAGCAACATTAAAAGCAGACAAAGAAGAAACTCTGAAA GTTCCTCTTACTTCTACTACCAAGAGCCTCagtatccgagagattgcaagGAAGTCTACGAGCAATGTGATGATCAAACTGAATCTGGTATTTTTATGATTCAGCCCGACGGTGCTCCTGAACCTTTCAACGTCCACTGTAATAATTCAATAGAtggaggtggatggacg GTATTTCAACGTAGGATTGATGGTGCTGTAGATTTTTATCGACGTTGGGACGACTACAAAGACGGCTTTGGGTTTTTACAACGAGAATTCTGGCTCGGTAACGACAAGTTATCCTACTTGACTAACCAGGGTGACTACGAGCTACGTATCGACCTGGTCAGCAGGAATGGTAATTCTTACTTTGCCAAGTACGACCTCTTCAGGATCAGcgatgatatcagtaaataCAGAATGACAGATCTTGGATCATATCTGCCTGAAAGCACAGCAA ATGCTGACCGCATGGCTTATCATCGAAACATGTCCTTCTCTACCTGGGACAGGGATAATGACAAGCATAGTAGTTATAACTGTGCATCTTATGATCATGGTGGCTGGTGGTTCAATGCTTGTTATTACTCTAACCTCAACGGTCTCTACTTCGACAGCCATGACTCTCACAAGACCATTTATTGGTATAGTCTTCCTGGTGGGAATTATAACATCaaatatacagaaatgaaaCTACGCCCCGTTTCCGCGAGATAG
- the LOC139973295 gene encoding fibrinogen-like protein A isoform X1: MKLTYLCLIIFGAFLQELVFSETSGQMNDLNIAESNIKSRQRRNSESSSYFYYQEPQYPRDCKEVYEQCDDQTESGIFMIQPDGAPEPFNVHCNNSIDGGGWTVFQRRIDGAVDFYRRWDDYKDGFGFLQREFWLGNDKLSYLTNQGDYELRIDLVSRNGNSYFAKYDLFRISDDISKYRMTDLGSYLPESTANADRMAYHRNMSFSTWDRDNDKHSSYNCASYDHGGWWFNACYYSNLNGLYFDSHDSHKTIYWYSLPGGNYNIKYTEMKLRPVSAR, encoded by the exons atgaagttgaCATATCTGTGTTTGATCATCTTCGGTGCTTTTCTGCAAGAGTTGGTTTTCTCTGAGACATCTGGACAGATG AATGATTTGAACATCGCTGAAAGCAACATTAAAAGCAGACAAAGAAGAAACTCTGAAA GTTCCTCTTACTTCTACTACCAAGAGCCTCagtatccgagagattgcaagGAAGTCTACGAACAATGTGATGATCAAACTGAATCTGGTATTTTTATGATTCAGCCCGACGGTGCTCCTGAACCTTTCAACGTCCACTGTAATAATTCAATAGAtggaggtggatggacg GTATTTCAACGTAGGATTGATGGTGCTGTAGATTTTTATCGACGTTGGGACGACTACAAAGACGGCTTTGGGTTTTTACAACGAGAATTCTGGCTCGGTAACGACAAGTTATCCTACTTGACTAACCAGGGTGACTACGAGCTACGTATCGACCTGGTCAGCAGGAATGGTAATTCTTACTTTGCCAAGTACGACCTCTTCAGGATCAGcgatgatatcagtaaataCAGAATGACAGATCTTGGATCATATCTGCCTGAAAGCACAGCAA ATGCTGACCGCATGGCTTATCATCGAAACATGTCCTTCTCTACCTGGGACAGGGATAATGACAAGCATAGTAGTTATAACTGTGCATCTTATGATCATGGTGGCTGGTGGTTCAATGCTTGTTATTACTCTAACCTCAACGGTCTCTACTTCGACAGCCATGACTCTCACAAAACCATTTATTGGTATAGTCTTCCTGGTGGGAATTACAACATCaaatatacagaaatgaaaCTACGCCCCGTTTCCGCGAGATAG